One window of Chamaesiphon minutus PCC 6605 genomic DNA carries:
- a CDS encoding nitrate ABC transporter ATP-binding protein (This model describes the ATP binding subunits of ATP-binding cassette (ABC) transporters for nitrate transport, or for bicarbonate transport, in bacteria and archaea.), whose protein sequence is MTATAPLPGRSKNTKQDFISFQKVTKTYPTRTGLNVVIKDIDLAVGQGEFICIIGHSGCGKSTLLNTLSGFAMPTEGQVTMNGKLITKPGPERMVVFQNYSLMPWMTAYENVYFGLDSVHPNKSKSEKDRIVRDTLTMVGLGEAMEKTPPQLSGGMRQRVAIARAFCLRPEVLILDEPFGALDAITKEEMQEEVSEIVREFGCTVLMVTHDIDECLFLADRLVMMTEGPSAGIGEILEIPFERPRDREQMLEDPRYYDLRNRALEFLYSGNAH, encoded by the coding sequence ATGACTGCTACTGCACCTCTGCCAGGAAGATCGAAAAATACTAAACAAGATTTTATCAGCTTTCAAAAAGTTACTAAAACTTATCCTACTAGAACGGGATTAAATGTCGTAATTAAGGATATCGATCTCGCTGTTGGACAAGGCGAATTTATTTGTATTATTGGCCACTCTGGTTGCGGTAAATCAACTTTATTAAATACACTTTCTGGCTTTGCCATGCCGACCGAAGGTCAAGTCACCATGAATGGTAAGTTAATTACCAAGCCAGGTCCCGAGCGAATGGTAGTGTTCCAAAACTACTCTTTGATGCCTTGGATGACAGCTTATGAAAATGTCTATTTTGGGTTAGATTCAGTCCATCCCAATAAATCGAAATCGGAAAAAGATCGGATCGTCCGCGATACCCTGACAATGGTTGGTTTGGGCGAGGCAATGGAAAAAACTCCTCCCCAATTATCGGGTGGGATGCGTCAGCGGGTGGCGATCGCGCGGGCTTTTTGTCTGCGTCCTGAAGTCTTGATTTTAGACGAACCTTTTGGCGCACTAGATGCCATTACTAAAGAAGAAATGCAGGAAGAAGTTTCGGAAATTGTGCGCGAGTTTGGCTGTACAGTGCTGATGGTAACTCACGATATCGATGAATGTTTATTCCTGGCCGATCGATTAGTGATGATGACAGAAGGTCCATCGGCTGGCATTGGGGAAATTTTAGAGATTCCCTTCGAGCGTCCACGCGATCGCGAACAAATGCTCGAAGATCCTCGCTATTACGATTTACGCAATCGCGCTCTCGAATTTTTATATAGTGGGAATGCTCATTAG
- a CDS encoding nitrate ABC transporter ATP-binding protein (This model describes the ATP binding subunits of ATP-binding cassette (ABC) transporters for nitrate transport, or for bicarbonate transport, in bacteria and archaea.) — MSTVELVNIKDAGKTFPLGGGREYIALRGIDLQIKRGEFISLIGHSGCGKSTLLNMIAGLDLATEGIVTLEGLTITKPGPDRIVVFQNYSLLPWLTVRENVAFAVDEVLTEKTAQERTEIIEHYVDVVGLAKEIDKYPGEMSGGMRQRVAIARALAVQPRLLLLDEPFGVLDALTRGKLQEQLVKICEDNQISALMVTHEVDEAVLMSDRVVMLTNGPASKIGSILDVDIPRPRKRLEAVKHPSYYQLRSEIIYFLNQQKQVKKMRAQKVQNVAAHGLEKVNLQLGFVPLTACTPMIIAKEKGFFVKHGLEQVSLVRESSWRGVVDGLIGGYVDAAAMPSGMPLWITLGGAGNQSTPVVSSLTISRNGNAITLGKKFKQRGVKTLADFRAAIRATPDEYHRMGVVHPSSMHNLLLRYWLASAGIDPDRELHLKQIPPAQMVVDLKNGTIDGFCVGDPWNLRAEIEGIGFTVARDIDIWSGHPGKVLGFRQDWAQAFPNTAIALTKALLDACRYCADPANAEEIRKILARKEYIGTSLDFIHLGGPNDVVPGVESVAHHVFFGDGVNRPSRTEHLWHMVEMARWGDVPFPRNWVEVLENTCRVGVFSTAARELGLTEISYSRGSIQLVDGTKFDAEDPIRYLNNLEIKRDITLAEIH; from the coding sequence ATGTCAACAGTCGAATTAGTCAATATTAAAGACGCGGGAAAAACCTTTCCACTCGGCGGTGGACGCGAATATATCGCCCTACGCGGCATCGATCTCCAAATTAAACGCGGTGAATTTATTTCCCTGATTGGTCACTCTGGCTGTGGCAAATCCACCTTGCTCAATATGATTGCAGGATTGGATTTAGCGACAGAAGGAATAGTTACCTTAGAAGGATTAACAATTACCAAACCTGGCCCCGATCGAATTGTTGTTTTCCAGAACTATTCACTATTACCCTGGCTGACAGTGAGGGAAAATGTCGCTTTTGCTGTCGATGAAGTGCTGACTGAAAAAACAGCCCAAGAGCGGACAGAAATCATCGAGCATTACGTCGATGTCGTTGGACTTGCCAAAGAGATTGACAAATATCCTGGAGAAATGTCTGGAGGGATGCGCCAACGGGTGGCGATCGCCCGCGCTTTAGCTGTCCAACCGCGCTTATTATTATTAGATGAACCCTTTGGCGTACTCGATGCCCTGACGCGGGGTAAATTGCAAGAACAGCTAGTCAAAATCTGCGAAGATAATCAAATTTCGGCGTTGATGGTGACGCATGAAGTTGATGAAGCCGTACTGATGAGCGATCGAGTGGTGATGCTTACTAATGGCCCAGCTTCCAAAATTGGCTCGATTTTAGATGTCGATATTCCCCGTCCGCGTAAGCGGTTGGAAGCCGTTAAACATCCGAGTTACTATCAGCTCCGCAGCGAAATTATTTACTTTCTCAACCAGCAAAAACAAGTCAAGAAAATGCGGGCGCAGAAAGTTCAAAATGTTGCCGCCCACGGGTTAGAAAAAGTTAACTTGCAACTCGGTTTCGTGCCCTTAACAGCGTGCACGCCGATGATTATCGCCAAAGAAAAAGGCTTCTTTGTCAAACACGGCTTAGAACAGGTCTCCTTGGTAAGAGAATCGAGTTGGCGCGGGGTTGTCGATGGACTGATCGGTGGTTATGTCGATGCCGCAGCCATGCCATCGGGAATGCCCCTGTGGATTACCCTTGGCGGTGCGGGGAATCAAAGCACACCCGTGGTTAGCTCCCTGACTATCAGCCGCAATGGTAACGCCATTACCCTCGGTAAAAAATTTAAGCAGCGTGGTGTCAAAACCCTCGCCGATTTCCGCGCAGCGATCCGCGCCACCCCCGATGAATACCACCGGATGGGTGTAGTACACCCTTCCTCTATGCACAACCTCTTGCTGCGTTATTGGCTGGCAAGTGCGGGGATCGATCCCGATCGCGAGTTACACTTAAAACAAATTCCGCCCGCCCAAATGGTCGTAGATTTGAAAAACGGCACAATTGATGGTTTCTGCGTCGGCGATCCGTGGAACCTCCGCGCTGAGATCGAAGGGATTGGATTTACCGTTGCCCGCGATATCGATATCTGGAGCGGTCATCCCGGCAAAGTCTTGGGTTTTCGCCAAGATTGGGCACAGGCGTTTCCCAATACCGCGATCGCGCTCACCAAAGCACTTTTAGACGCTTGCCGCTACTGCGCCGATCCCGCTAATGCTGAAGAAATTCGCAAAATCTTAGCCCGCAAAGAATATATCGGTACGAGTCTAGATTTTATCCATCTTGGGGGTCCCAATGATGTTGTCCCTGGGGTAGAATCGGTCGCCCATCATGTCTTTTTCGGCGATGGTGTCAATCGTCCCAGTCGGACCGAGCATCTGTGGCACATGGTTGAGATGGCGCGGTGGGGTGATGTACCTTTCCCGCGCAACTGGGTAGAGGTACTCGAAAATACCTGTCGCGTCGGTGTATTTAGTACCGCAGCAAGGGAATTAGGTTTGACCGAGATTTCCTACAGTCGCGGTTCGATTCAACTAGTCGATGGTACTAAATTCGATGCTGAAGATCCGATTCGCTATCTCAACAATCTCGAAATTAAGCGTGATATTACCCTAGCGGAAATTCACTAA
- the ntrB gene encoding nitrate ABC transporter permease produces the protein MASSVRKSSGFRIGNMEISAKTIKSNVLPPAIAIAAFLGAWELLSASGITLLPGPSSLFTDARTFELVKYPFYDRGGIDKGMFWQTWASLQRVGISYTLAAIVGISLGIAIGTSKMLSKALDPLFLFLRTVPPLAWVPISLAALNKNEPAALFVIFITAVWPILINTAVGVKQIPQDYINVSKVVQASKQKYFFQILLPSALPYIFTGLRVAISLAWLAIIAAEIVMSGIVGIGFFIWEAYQNNYISEVILALVWIGAVGLLLDTAMGWLQNKIVKQ, from the coding sequence ATGGCCTCTAGTGTACGTAAGTCATCGGGATTTCGGATTGGCAATATGGAAATATCTGCCAAAACTATCAAGAGCAATGTCCTGCCACCAGCGATCGCCATTGCTGCGTTCTTGGGTGCTTGGGAATTACTATCAGCTTCGGGCATTACCCTCTTACCTGGCCCTTCGAGCCTGTTTACCGATGCGCGGACTTTTGAATTAGTAAAATATCCTTTTTACGATCGCGGCGGCATCGATAAAGGAATGTTCTGGCAGACTTGGGCAAGCTTACAACGGGTCGGCATCAGCTATACATTAGCCGCGATCGTCGGGATTTCGCTCGGAATTGCGATCGGTACCAGTAAGATGCTCTCCAAAGCTCTCGATCCCTTGTTCCTATTCTTAAGAACAGTTCCTCCTCTGGCTTGGGTACCAATTTCCCTCGCTGCCTTAAATAAAAACGAACCCGCTGCCCTGTTTGTAATCTTTATTACCGCAGTCTGGCCGATCTTAATCAATACCGCAGTTGGGGTCAAACAGATCCCTCAAGATTATATTAACGTTTCCAAAGTTGTCCAAGCTTCCAAGCAAAAATACTTCTTCCAAATTCTGCTACCTTCCGCACTGCCTTATATTTTCACTGGCTTGCGCGTCGCGATCAGTTTAGCTTGGTTGGCAATTATTGCTGCTGAAATCGTCATGTCGGGTATCGTCGGGATTGGTTTCTTTATCTGGGAAGCATATCAAAATAACTACATCAGCGAAGTAATTCTGGCTTTGGTTTGGATCGGTGCGGTTGGTTTATTGCTCGATACGGCAATGGGTTGGTTGCAAAATAAAATTGTCAAACAATAA
- a CDS encoding CmpA/NrtA family ABC transporter substrate-binding protein, protein MQHLSRRHFLLAAGAAGGATLLKGCAINPPSPDALSPKAQALTLSSATTPETTAVKLGYIAIAESAPLIIAREKGFFARHGMTDVDVSKQASWGSARDNIEIGSSNGGIDGGQWQMPMPQLISEGIITKGNRKIPMLSLAQLSTQGNGIAISTQHAGKGFGLDVSGAAEYVRDMKADGKPFKAAYTFPRVNQDFWIRYWLAAGGIDPNKDIDLIAVPAAQTVASMRTGSMDGFSTGDPWPSRILRDRRKYGFLAVLTAQIWPAHPEEYFAMREDWVRKHPKAAKAILKGIMEAQMWCDDPKNRAEMAAILAQRKYFNVPSDLLIGPYVGEYILGADRKTVKDEKLAIRYWKDARGNVSYPYKSHDLWFLTESVRWGFLPQGALGEADRIINAVSGEKYWREAAQELGIASADIPPSTSRGIEKFFDGAEFNPEKPKAYLDSLKIKNLKA, encoded by the coding sequence GGCAACTACACCGGAGACGACAGCCGTTAAGCTGGGCTATATTGCGATCGCTGAATCAGCACCATTAATTATTGCTAGGGAAAAAGGTTTTTTCGCTCGCCACGGCATGACGGATGTGGACGTATCGAAACAAGCTTCTTGGGGTTCGGCGCGAGATAATATTGAGATCGGCTCCTCTAACGGTGGGATTGATGGCGGACAATGGCAGATGCCCATGCCGCAGTTGATTTCGGAAGGGATTATTACCAAGGGAAATCGCAAAATTCCAATGTTGTCGCTGGCGCAGTTGAGCACCCAAGGTAATGGGATTGCTATCTCCACCCAACATGCTGGTAAAGGCTTTGGTTTAGATGTATCGGGCGCAGCCGAATATGTGAGAGATATGAAGGCTGACGGTAAGCCCTTCAAAGCTGCCTACACCTTCCCCCGCGTCAATCAGGATTTTTGGATTCGCTATTGGCTGGCAGCAGGTGGCATCGATCCCAATAAAGATATCGATCTGATTGCCGTACCCGCAGCGCAAACCGTCGCCAGTATGCGAACTGGTTCGATGGATGGATTTAGTACGGGAGATCCTTGGCCGTCGCGGATTTTACGAGATCGTCGCAAGTACGGATTTCTGGCAGTTTTAACCGCCCAAATTTGGCCAGCGCACCCTGAAGAATACTTTGCTATGCGGGAAGATTGGGTCAGAAAACATCCCAAAGCCGCTAAAGCAATTCTCAAAGGCATTATGGAAGCCCAAATGTGGTGCGACGATCCGAAAAATAGAGCAGAAATGGCGGCTATTTTAGCCCAGCGCAAATACTTTAACGTGCCCAGCGATCTATTAATTGGCCCGTATGTAGGTGAGTACATCCTTGGTGCCGATCGCAAAACAGTTAAGGATGAGAAATTAGCCATTCGCTATTGGAAAGATGCTCGCGGCAACGTTTCTTATCCCTATAAGAGTCACGATCTCTGGTTCTTAACCGAAAGCGTCCGGTGGGGATTTTTACCTCAAGGTGCGTTGGGCGAAGCAGATCGGATTATTAATGCGGTGAGTGGTGAGAAGTATTGGCGAGAGGCTGCTCAAGAACTGGGAATTGCCAGCGCAGATATCCCCCCATCTACTTCTCGCGGCATCGAAAAATTCTTCGACGGTGCCGAGTTCAACCCCGAAAAGCCGAAAGCTTATTTAGATAGCTTAAAAATCAAAAATTTGAAGGCATAA